The segment ATGTGCAAGCTTCTGGAAGATATCCAGTAAAACAAACATCCTCAATTTGCAATTAAAAGTGTAACATTTGCAGTAATGCATTAACTTACAGGCTTATGTTTATTCCTCCGTGCTCTCTTTAGTTCGTCAGCAGCTACTTTATACCAGCAGGCCATTGACCCTCCAAGTATTGCTACAACCACCGCTTCTCCTCTGCTTATTCCACAACTCCCCACCGTTGTCTTTATTATCAGtgagatattttatttaaaacgtCAGCTCATGTatgtataggcctatatatttcTGCTcgcatgtgtttttgtctgttgtgtttgtcGTGATCAGAGACAGAGCGAagaaaggttgtttttttcacagcCTGCCTATCTGCCAAACCCATCATTTGTGGCAAATGATCCGCTGCCTCGTGTCCCTCCATCTCGTTGTCACCTTGGCAACCGCTGCGGAGGTGAACTGCCAGCTGGGATAGCCGACCTCTGCTGGCTGCGATCCACAGAGCCGCAGTCCATAGCACTGCCACAGGATGTATGTGGCTGGGCTGAAATACAGTGTATCAAATGTAGATGTAAAGTCCAACAACAGACTTATGTGCTGAGTTCAGTCAGTTTCAGATGGGTCAGCTTAACACAACTAAAACTGGAAATGTTGTTGGCTATTGATTTATGTTACAGTATAAATGGTAATGATAACTTAATGAAGCTTCTGGGGTTGCATCTAAtgattgttttaatattgatgaATCTGCCCAATTCATTTCTTGACTaatcattttgtctttaaactgtaaaaaaaaaaaaaaaaggaaaagagagagagattaccAATTATAATTTCCCACAGCGTAAGAACATGCATTCCAATAGTACATATGAaagtccaaaactcaaagatattgagtttattaTATGGCAAAGAAAGTCATCAAATCCTCATATCCAAGAAGGTGGAACCAGCGAAGATTCgagtttggatttttttcttgAAAGATTACTGTAATAATTGCTCGATTAtcaaacatttctgtcaatcagCCAGTCGGTTTCTCATCTTGATTAATCAACTGTTGCAGCACTAGAAGCTGCTATTAATAAGAAAGCCCAGCATGAACCTTTTAAAAAGTtccaaactttaaaactttataattaggctacttttttCACTTATGTATAACTTATATATATGTAGATTGACTTAAATTCTAATGATTGGTTTATTTGACATcatgtttaatatttcactgtgtatgtgtgtgtgtgtgtgtgtgtgtgtgtgtgtggctgtgtgtgtgtgtgtgtgtgtgtgtgtctcaggaGGAACCTTAATGCCATTTCAGATCTCTTAACACAATTATTTCCTTATGTCAAATTTATTAAATAAGTAGTCTGTTCcatgaaaataaacacagtggaaaaaaataaatagtccAAAATTATCACAAGAATACACAGCATACGTTCTTGCACATAAACTTAAGGgaatgttttctattttttaaaaaaaggaagtttcctatgaaggaaaacaaacacaatactGGAATCATTCTTTGACCATCTTAAACTGTGTCACAACATAAATCCActgacacacaacacaaaagtgAGAAACACGTTTGAAGGAAGATAAATTATTGCTTATTGAAACAACTTAATGCTGAATAAAGCGCATTATATCAAtgtctttcatttaaaaaagacaaaagcttCAGCCTTGTCTAGCCTGTGGGACATCAACATTTGCAGCATAACAAGGGAACGtttcatttttaacattacagTCATACAGAAAAACGTTTTCAGTTTGTACTTCTTGGCATCAAATTGATTAATGTTATTTCTGGCTGCTCTTCTGGTGAACAAACATTGCCTTTAATAGACGATGAATTATTTTCTGTTCAGATTTTATTTAcgctttttattttctgtcccAAAGGCTGATTCCGATGATGCATAAAAGTAGACAGTTGTCCTGCTCtgaaatgaacacacactggaAAACATTATTGTTGTGGATCAAAGGACATGGGGATCTGTAAGAAAAGTTGATCAATCCTATCATTTAGggaaacatgaaatattttctcTAAACGTGTTTTCAAACACTTTCTTTCGCGCGTTCTTCAGATTTCTTGTCCGGCATTCTGTAGCAAGTTATTTCACGTGTCGCTGTACATCCTCTTGCAGTCAATGGAGGGTGACGGTGTGTCAGGACCCATGCTGCCCACCTGTGAATATGCGTCCTCTGGGGTGCGCGGCAGTCCAGGCGGCGTCATGCGCTTCTCTTTCTGCCTGCGGTTGCAGAACCAGACTCTGACCACCTCCTTCTCCAACTGCAGAGTGTCCGCCAGAGAGTTGATCTCCTGCGCGGATGGTTTGGGACACTTGAGGAAGTGGCTCTCCAACGCGCCTTTTACGCTCACTTCGATGGATGTGCGctttttcctcttcctgccCTGGGTGGCGATTTTATCGATGCTGGTCGGGCTCCCGGTCGTGGAATCGGCCTCCTCCAGCCATTTGTTCAGCAGAGGCTTCAGCTTGCACATGTTCTTAAAGCTGAGCTGGAGCGCTTCAAACCTGCAGATGGTGGTTTGTGAGAACACATTGCCGTATAGGGTGCCCAAAGCTAAGCCCACGTCTGCCTGGGTGAAACCCAGCTTGATCCGCCGCTGTTTGAACTGTTTGGCGAAATGCTCTAAGTCATCAGACGTCGGGGTGTCCTCGTCTGAATGCGGTTCGTGGCTCACCCCGTGATTCTGGTGATGCTGCGTGTGGTGGttatggtggtggtgatggtgatgatggtggctGCTGTGGTCCAGCTCCGGGGACTCCCCTCGCACCAGCCCCGGGTGCATAAGGCTCTGCCCCGCGTGCGAGCTTAGCATCCCGTTGACTGTAAACCCTCCGGTCTGGGAATAAATGagggactgctgctgctgctgctgcccctcGGTGATGCTGATGTGCGCTGCGGAGGAGCCTCCCCAATTTCCCGTGTGCGCCTGATGGGGTCCCAGATGTGGGGACCTGTGGTGCAGAGCGGAACCTGAGTGGAGGTCCTCCCTGCCGGCGTTTCTCTTCACGTCTTGCGGCTGGGAGCTGGGGGGCCACGAAGAGCCGGCCTCGACTGCTGCCACCGCGGCCGCGGCTGCTGCGGCTGCTGCGTGAGGCAACGATGTCACCCACTGGTGGGCATGGCTTAACATATGGCCCCCGTTGCTCGCCACCATGGTTCCCTGCATGAAGTCACTCTGCACCATCTTTGCTGAAGGGTCCCCTCTGTATCCACTAGACACCGTGGTTACAGCTGTGCCGCCCGGCTGCATGCCACCCCTCCGATCAGAGTGAAGGACCGGGCCGGATAAAATCCTGCTGCTGGCTAGGTATGGACTCGAGGTGGCAGCTGCCATCCCCCAAAGCATATATCTTGAAATATACTTCTTCTTCTGATGTTTTGTTAAAGTCCCGGTTTATTCTAATCCATGAATAACTTCAGTCTATCTCAGCACTAGTACTAAAACTTTGCGCGATTGGTAAAAAAGTGCGAAATCACTCCATAGAGGCTCAGATGATATTTTTTAGTTATATAGCAGCTTGTGCGCGTGGAGACGTAACAAAACACACTTTCTTAGCATTCCTGTGCAACAAAACAATCGTCTTCAAAACTTCTCTCTGTCCCGGAAGCTCCTCCGTGCGTAATCCACAGACCTGATGATATAGAAAAACACCTTATTTGATCCGTGCTGAACTGAGGCTCACTTATAGCCCGTTTCTCTGAGAGTAACGTTGAACCGATTCAATGACAACGACAACAAATTTTAAAGCCTCTCCGGTCCTTTCGGTAGTTTCGCTCACTCCATCTCTTCTATCCAGTGCGTCCTCTACTGAGCTTAGGAGACGAGCATGTGTTTACGTTGTGCCATGGCTGCGTATTCCTCTCCCATCTCCATCCAATTACAACACAAAGGCTCTGCAGAGCTCCCGCTGATTGGACGCACAGAAGAGTTGTGTCTCAGCCGTACCTCGTGGGGAACGAAGTTCCTGCTTCAGGAAAATAAGCAACAACATGCTAGaaaattttacaaaaacaaaaagacagagacaaagaataCTGTGGCTATGTCTTTGTCGACGTGCAAAGTATGCTATGAATCATTTGGAGAAACACAGGGTAGAAATCCTTCAACGAAACAGACTTTCttccaaaatataaaatacatttagataTGCCTACATTTACAgataatattttttatcattattattgcaGTTATTAATAAGAAATTCTGGGGTTATAGCTAGGGAAGTTATAAATGCCAAACAAAACAGGGTTGTATATGCCTATATGGTTATCTCTTTCAAACACAGGGCAACCAAGGACTGTGTCAAGGATACTCAAGCTGGCTTTAGGTATATAGGAGGTTTGTACTCCTCTTGCATTTCAATGCGCTCTCCTTTTCATATGGTAAAGCAGAGGCCACAGTGGCGTGACGCGCAGCACTGGTGAGCGCTGAAGGTGCACAAAACCAGCCAACAGTTAGATTTTTCCAtcctcaaaaaacaaaaaacaacaaaacggCTCTGGTGGGATGTTTCCATGCTGGGTCAGTTTATGGATTGCTTGTTAAATAAACGTGTCATGgggaataattttttttctaccacGGGTTTGCCTCAGATTTAACGGCCTTCAGAGAGTTAAGCATCGACTGAGATGCATGAAGTTTTGTGAGTGGACGAGAGTGCCAGGTGCAGCCCAATAAATGTGCTAATTTATGTTTTTCGGCGGATTTGTCTTGGATCTTATCCAAAAAGTAAAAGATAAATAGtcacaaaaatgtatttgccCAACCTACAACATAAACTGAGCCTTTTTTCATAACATTTAAATCCGCCTACCCATCAGTATGTTCAGTTATGATATAGTATTAGAAGTATTAGAAACGTGATTTTAAAAGACGTGTAgcaacagaaatacaatatataatttatCAGCAAAAGTAGATAGGTT is part of the Micropterus dolomieu isolate WLL.071019.BEF.003 ecotype Adirondacks linkage group LG07, ASM2129224v1, whole genome shotgun sequence genome and harbors:
- the pou3f3a gene encoding POU domain, class 3, transcription factor 3-A; this translates as MLWGMAAATSSPYLASSRILSGPVLHSDRRGGMQPGGTAVTTVSSGYRGDPSAKMVQSDFMQGTMVASNGGHMLSHAHQWVTSLPHAAAAAAAAAVAAVEAGSSWPPSSQPQDVKRNAGREDLHSGSALHHRSPHLGPHQAHTGNWGGSSAAHISITEGQQQQQQSLIYSQTGGFTVNGMLSSHAGQSLMHPGLVRGESPELDHSSHHHHHHHHHNHHTQHHQNHGVSHEPHSDEDTPTSDDLEHFAKQFKQRRIKLGFTQADVGLALGTLYGNVFSQTTICRFEALQLSFKNMCKLKPLLNKWLEEADSTTGSPTSIDKIATQGRKRKKRTSIEVSVKGALESHFLKCPKPSAQEINSLADTLQLEKEVVRVWFCNRRQKEKRMTPPGLPRTPEDAYSQVGSMGPDTPSPSIDCKRMYSDT